One genomic segment of Deltaproteobacteria bacterium includes these proteins:
- a CDS encoding 2-succinyl-5-enolpyruvyl-6-hydroxy-3-cyclohexene-1-carboxylic-acid synthase: protein MKLPAPNMNSLWARLLVEELIRSGTDYFCLAPGSRCTPLTVAVAENPKAKSVIHYDERGSAFHALGYARATGRPAVVVTTSGTAVANAWPAVVEAAMERIPLLLLTADRPPELRDSAANQTIDQVKIFGEYARWFTDLPCPSLRVPPEAVLTTVDQAVYRSCGATGGPVHMNCMFREPLAPEPQGENFNDYLLSVKSWLTAGRPYTEYARQKRAADTAILEKLLELLDRTERGIAVVGRLSTQQDRTAVSDLIQKLGWPVCVDVTSGLRLGDASGNVIHHSDLLVSHDAFARTHRPELVLHLGGRMVSKKLAAFLSESNPSDYVLITDHPERQDPGHEVTFRVEADLGLFCLALAEKVGDRKESPWLVSWRESMDAVHEVLRQFARNGDDLNEPVLAHLISRNISPNHGLFLASSMPVRHMDLFADRRSAAVYVGANRGASGVDGTMATAAGFAAGLKRPVTLLIGDLAFLHDLNSLNYLSNAKYPVIAIVVNNNGGGIFSFLPIARFDQFFEKYFVTPHDLTFEQAAGMYGLVYYHPKTRQEFLSCYQQALDSEKSIILEVTTDRRENHDLHMKLARDMQAALEN from the coding sequence ATGAAATTGCCTGCACCCAATATGAATAGCCTCTGGGCCCGCCTGCTCGTTGAGGAGCTCATCCGGAGCGGCACAGACTACTTCTGTCTTGCACCCGGATCACGTTGCACGCCTCTAACCGTAGCCGTGGCTGAGAACCCCAAGGCGAAAAGCGTGATTCACTATGACGAACGCGGCTCGGCCTTCCACGCCTTGGGATATGCACGCGCTACGGGACGGCCGGCCGTTGTGGTGACCACTTCCGGAACAGCGGTTGCCAATGCGTGGCCGGCGGTTGTGGAGGCGGCTATGGAACGAATTCCGTTACTATTACTTACCGCCGACCGCCCCCCGGAACTGCGCGACAGTGCTGCCAATCAGACCATCGACCAGGTAAAGATCTTTGGAGAGTATGCCCGCTGGTTTACAGATCTGCCCTGTCCAAGTCTGCGAGTGCCCCCGGAAGCCGTTCTTACGACTGTGGATCAAGCGGTCTATCGCTCCTGTGGCGCTACAGGAGGACCGGTACACATGAACTGTATGTTTCGTGAGCCGCTGGCGCCCGAACCGCAGGGCGAAAATTTCAACGACTACCTTCTTTCGGTGAAGTCCTGGCTTACCGCTGGGCGGCCATACACCGAATACGCAAGACAGAAACGTGCAGCCGACACCGCCATCCTTGAAAAGCTTCTGGAACTTTTGGACCGGACAGAGCGGGGAATCGCGGTCGTAGGGAGGCTTAGCACTCAGCAAGACCGCACGGCCGTTTCTGATCTTATCCAAAAACTGGGATGGCCTGTCTGTGTAGACGTAACCTCGGGTTTACGATTAGGGGATGCTTCAGGAAATGTCATCCATCATTCTGATCTCCTGGTAAGTCACGATGCTTTCGCAAGGACGCATCGTCCTGAACTCGTATTGCATCTCGGGGGACGCATGGTTTCAAAAAAGCTGGCGGCCTTTCTGAGTGAAAGTAATCCTTCCGATTATGTATTGATTACGGACCACCCTGAACGCCAGGATCCAGGCCATGAAGTAACCTTTCGGGTCGAAGCAGACCTTGGTCTATTTTGTCTTGCCTTGGCGGAAAAGGTTGGTGATCGAAAAGAGTCTCCATGGTTGGTTTCGTGGCGCGAGAGCATGGACGCAGTGCACGAAGTCCTCCGGCAATTTGCGCGCAATGGTGACGACCTGAACGAACCGGTCCTGGCTCACCTCATTTCCCGGAACATATCGCCGAACCACGGGCTCTTCCTTGCCAGTAGTATGCCTGTCCGCCATATGGATCTCTTTGCCGATAGGAGAAGCGCTGCTGTTTATGTTGGAGCCAACCGCGGAGCAAGCGGCGTGGACGGCACCATGGCCACAGCCGCAGGTTTTGCTGCCGGGCTTAAGCGCCCGGTCACGCTGTTGATTGGCGACCTTGCTTTTCTCCACGACCTGAACTCGTTGAACTATCTTTCTAACGCCAAATATCCGGTTATCGCGATAGTTGTTAACAACAACGGAGGGGGTATTTTTTCATTCCTGCCCATTGCGCGTTTTGATCAGTTTTTCGAAAAGTACTTTGTCACACCCCATGACCTGACCTTTGAACAGGCGGCCGGCATGTATGGTCTCGTCTACTATCATCCTAAGACCAGGCAGGAGTTTCTGAGTTGCTACCAGCAGGCCCTGGACAGCGAAAAATCAATCATCTTGGAAGTGACGACCGATCGAAGGGAAAACCATGACCTGCATATGAAACTGGCAAGAGACATGCAGGCTGCATTGGAAAACTAG
- the priA gene encoding primosomal protein N': MVALEKPYVEVAVALPVSRTFTYELPEPLWSLSLVGKRVLVPFRTRNVTGYVLDRLESTGREGVKKIIDILDDAPLFPASMIRFFRWIADYYLYPVGEVIRGALPGGLNVTQVQTVSITNEGRSVLAGQSLTTFDRAILQELERRGHLSIRTLSKAVNEKISPRTFGSLERSGWIIRQYKLKPGRVRPKKEIYVAAVEGRPSSASLSEVRKKILTIVEGRGEISLRALTSKISSAGRLARKMAEEGFLHVGERSVYRDPFGEPVEADPSPPVLTDEQGKVVATVMDVLGRGFQTYLLHGITGSGKTEVYMRAVAGALDRGLQAVVLVPEIALISQTERLFRARFGDCVALLHSALSEGERFDQWMRIMRKEAKVAIGARSAIFAPFDRLGLIIVDEEHDDSYKSASGGPRYHARDLAVVRAKLEGAVALLGSATPSLQSYHNVRTKKFRDLNLSTRIENRTLPEVKIVDMRETKGYRRSKPFMTEELQEAICETLDRGEQVVLFLNRRGFANCPTCASCGEPLRCKNCDVTMTLHQEANAFRCHYCGYSCARTVGCRACGNPKLKLLGLGTERVEDKVKTIFPEARVARMDRDTTARKGALIKILKDLKQGAIDILIGTQMVAKGHHYPNITLVGIICADLSLNFPDFRAGERTFQLLAQVAGRAGRGKSPGRVILQTFNPEHFCIIAARAQDYTAFYKHEIGFRKELRYPPYSRLVQILLVGKDGGQTARYAQSLGKICRSLQSKNRAFQREVELLGPVPAPLARIKKQYRWQLLLKGMKVRPLHELIKALRNTTEQELRKAGIRMVIDVDPVDML; the protein is encoded by the coding sequence TTGGTTGCCCTTGAAAAACCATACGTCGAAGTGGCCGTAGCTCTTCCTGTCTCCAGGACCTTTACTTATGAACTGCCGGAACCGCTTTGGTCCTTGAGCCTGGTGGGAAAGCGCGTGCTAGTGCCTTTCAGGACCCGTAATGTCACGGGCTACGTCCTCGACCGCCTTGAGTCAACCGGCCGGGAAGGCGTGAAGAAGATCATAGACATCCTGGATGACGCGCCCCTGTTTCCAGCCTCCATGATCCGTTTTTTTCGCTGGATAGCGGATTACTATCTCTATCCCGTCGGAGAGGTAATAAGAGGGGCTCTGCCCGGCGGCCTGAACGTCACCCAGGTGCAAACCGTAAGCATTACAAATGAAGGTCGTTCTGTGCTCGCGGGGCAGTCGCTGACAACCTTTGATCGCGCCATACTCCAAGAACTTGAGAGACGCGGGCATCTCAGCATACGAACGCTGTCAAAGGCCGTTAATGAAAAAATTAGTCCAAGGACGTTCGGCAGCCTTGAGCGATCAGGCTGGATCATCAGGCAATACAAACTGAAGCCCGGCAGGGTCCGGCCAAAGAAGGAGATCTATGTGGCTGCGGTAGAGGGAAGGCCGTCGTCTGCCTCGCTTTCTGAAGTGAGGAAGAAAATCCTCACTATTGTTGAAGGCCGGGGCGAAATATCTTTAAGGGCATTAACATCCAAGATCTCATCGGCCGGACGACTGGCGAGAAAGATGGCTGAAGAAGGGTTCCTCCACGTGGGGGAACGGAGTGTCTACCGTGATCCCTTTGGCGAGCCCGTTGAAGCAGACCCAAGCCCCCCGGTGCTCACGGATGAGCAGGGAAAAGTCGTCGCCACGGTCATGGATGTGCTCGGAAGGGGTTTTCAGACATACCTCCTTCACGGCATCACCGGAAGCGGCAAGACTGAGGTCTACATGCGGGCTGTGGCAGGCGCCCTGGACAGAGGTCTCCAGGCGGTCGTGCTTGTCCCGGAGATCGCACTGATCTCCCAAACCGAACGCCTCTTTCGCGCCCGCTTTGGAGATTGTGTTGCCTTGTTGCACAGCGCCTTGAGCGAAGGCGAGCGCTTCGACCAGTGGATGCGGATCATGCGCAAGGAAGCAAAGGTTGCGATCGGCGCCCGCTCGGCAATCTTTGCCCCCTTTGACCGGCTGGGCCTGATCATCGTGGATGAGGAACACGACGACTCGTACAAGTCCGCCTCAGGCGGACCGCGGTACCATGCGAGGGACCTGGCCGTAGTCCGTGCCAAGCTTGAAGGCGCTGTGGCCCTGCTCGGATCCGCGACACCTTCCCTTCAGTCCTATCACAACGTGCGCACAAAGAAATTCCGCGACCTTAATCTCTCGACGCGCATCGAAAACCGGACGCTGCCGGAAGTCAAAATCGTGGATATGCGCGAGACAAAAGGATACCGCCGCTCAAAGCCTTTTATGACCGAAGAACTCCAGGAAGCCATTTGCGAGACCCTGGACCGTGGAGAACAGGTCGTCCTGTTTCTTAACCGCCGCGGCTTTGCCAACTGCCCTACCTGTGCCTCTTGCGGGGAGCCCCTGCGGTGCAAGAACTGTGATGTCACCATGACGCTCCATCAGGAGGCCAATGCCTTCAGGTGCCACTACTGCGGCTACAGTTGCGCCCGAACAGTCGGATGCCGGGCCTGCGGAAACCCCAAGCTCAAGCTCCTTGGCCTTGGCACGGAAAGGGTGGAGGACAAGGTCAAGACGATCTTTCCGGAAGCCAGGGTTGCCCGAATGGACCGGGACACCACGGCCCGCAAAGGGGCCCTGATAAAGATCTTGAAAGATCTAAAACAAGGCGCCATCGATATCCTCATTGGGACCCAAATGGTGGCCAAGGGGCATCACTATCCGAATATTACTCTGGTGGGAATCATATGCGCAGACCTGTCTTTGAACTTTCCGGATTTCCGGGCAGGAGAGCGAACATTTCAACTCCTGGCACAAGTGGCAGGCCGGGCGGGAAGAGGCAAAAGCCCCGGCCGCGTGATCCTGCAAACATTCAATCCCGAACACTTCTGCATCATTGCAGCAAGAGCTCAGGACTATACGGCCTTTTACAAACACGAAATAGGCTTCCGAAAAGAGCTCCGGTATCCCCCTTATTCTCGCCTTGTACAGATCCTCTTAGTTGGCAAGGACGGGGGCCAAACAGCCCGGTACGCTCAGAGCCTGGGAAAAATCTGTAGGAGCCTGCAATCAAAAAACAGGGCATTTCAAAGGGAAGTAGAACTCCTTGGGCCTGTTCCCGCCCCTTTGGCCAGAATTAAAAAGCAATACCGGTGGCAGCTATTACTTAAAGGAATGAAGGTGAGACCTTTACACGAATTGATAAAGGCTCTCAGGAACACGACGGAACAGGAACTCCGCAAGGCCGGCATAAGAATGGTTATCGATGTTGACCCGGTGGATATGTTGTGA
- a CDS encoding isochorismate synthase yields the protein MAQLIRNLREAKWHSRQPVILRAEVRVEGLDALSWLCAQRPGSRGYWSDRENHFELAGVGGADVITGDSGVDYRVLMGMLHDRIARARGSVRYLGGLRFSMDGPKEEGWAAFKAYRFILPRFEVVTLNSTTTFACNMLASEKLKTIEAELSALAFSETGPDIKLQAPVARHDHPDQEGWLANVEASLDSFEQDKYEKVVLARKATFEFNEPLNAALLLRSLKENTSQCFCFCFQPTSAAAFVGASPERLYRRDRNLIRTEAIAGSRPRGLSPEEDQAFSHELSGSEKDLREHRYVERDIRKTLARFCSVLNSDKNPSVLKLSRCQHLVTIFRGKLRQGVKDADLLETLHPTPAVGGWPTARALKEIASLEPFDRGWYAGPIGWIGKDAAQFVVGIRSGLIEGARLHLFSGAGIVEGSTPEDEWEEIENKISDFVAVLTLA from the coding sequence ATGGCCCAACTGATCCGAAATCTGCGGGAGGCTAAATGGCACAGCCGCCAGCCGGTCATCCTCCGTGCCGAGGTCCGCGTTGAGGGTCTGGACGCTTTGTCCTGGCTCTGTGCTCAACGTCCCGGCTCCAGGGGCTACTGGTCGGACCGGGAAAATCATTTCGAACTTGCCGGTGTTGGCGGAGCCGATGTCATTACCGGCGATTCGGGCGTGGATTATCGTGTGCTCATGGGCATGCTCCATGATCGCATTGCGAGAGCGCGGGGAAGTGTGCGTTATTTAGGTGGGTTGCGGTTTTCGATGGACGGCCCCAAAGAAGAGGGATGGGCCGCCTTCAAGGCCTACCGGTTTATCCTCCCCCGTTTCGAAGTGGTCACCCTTAATAGCACGACGACCTTTGCCTGCAATATGCTGGCAAGCGAAAAGCTAAAAACCATAGAGGCAGAACTCTCAGCGCTGGCGTTTTCGGAAACAGGCCCGGATATCAAGCTGCAGGCGCCAGTGGCAAGGCATGACCACCCTGATCAAGAAGGATGGCTTGCCAACGTGGAGGCCTCCTTGGACTCGTTTGAGCAGGACAAATACGAAAAGGTGGTCTTGGCTCGCAAAGCAACGTTCGAGTTTAACGAACCCCTAAATGCAGCGCTTCTTTTACGCTCCCTCAAGGAAAACACGTCGCAGTGCTTTTGTTTCTGCTTCCAGCCCACTTCCGCTGCGGCTTTCGTCGGAGCCTCGCCTGAGAGACTTTATCGGCGAGACAGAAATTTGATCCGGACAGAGGCTATTGCAGGCAGCAGGCCCCGCGGGCTATCTCCTGAGGAAGATCAAGCCTTTTCGCACGAACTGAGCGGAAGCGAGAAAGATCTGCGCGAACATCGGTATGTTGAACGAGATATTCGCAAAACTCTCGCACGCTTTTGTAGTGTACTCAACTCAGATAAAAATCCTTCAGTTCTGAAATTATCGCGATGCCAGCATTTGGTTACGATCTTCAGGGGCAAACTGCGTCAGGGCGTGAAAGATGCGGACCTCCTGGAAACCCTTCATCCGACTCCTGCTGTGGGCGGCTGGCCCACGGCCCGGGCTCTAAAGGAGATTGCCTCTCTGGAGCCTTTTGATCGTGGTTGGTATGCCGGGCCTATAGGTTGGATCGGCAAAGATGCCGCCCAATTCGTGGTCGGGATTCGTTCCGGGCTCATTGAAGGCGCCCGGCTACACCTATTCTCCGGCGCAGGTATTGTTGAAGGATCGACTCCGGAAGATGAGTGGGAGGAAATCGAAAACAAAATAAGTGACTTTGTTGCTGTGCTAACCCTCGCATGA